One window from the genome of Labilithrix sp. encodes:
- a CDS encoding LamG domain-containing protein, with product MRRLALAALAARLFLACGLDMTGTGQLPEEAGPPTAPTPDASTDASIDSDADADPDADASVTPDVDVSEPDADADADAGPPCLAAAPGMIAWWTGDGTMQDRVSTHAGASGTQSGATPVTYDAGHVGEAFMLGGTSFVQVPHAPPLRPARITMEAWIRATQLGGRIIDKIGAGTSNGYLLDTHANKLRIILGETVTSSPANLPTNAWVHVAGTYDGATARLYVNGAEVTSLPTTVTLPDNSLPLRIGADSNGQNRFNGSIDEVALYDRALTTQELATIHTAGTHGRCK from the coding sequence ATGAGGCGCCTCGCGCTCGCGGCGCTCGCAGCGCGCCTCTTCCTCGCATGCGGCCTCGACATGACGGGGACGGGCCAGCTTCCAGAGGAGGCGGGACCTCCGACCGCGCCTACGCCCGACGCGAGCACAGACGCCTCCATCGATTCCGATGCCGATGCCGATCCCGATGCCGACGCGTCCGTCACGCCCGACGTCGACGTCTCCGAGCCCGACGCCGACGCCGACGCCGACGCAGGCCCGCCGTGTCTTGCAGCGGCGCCCGGCATGATCGCGTGGTGGACGGGCGACGGGACGATGCAGGATCGGGTGAGCACGCACGCGGGCGCGTCGGGCACGCAGAGCGGCGCGACGCCGGTGACGTACGATGCGGGACACGTCGGCGAGGCGTTCATGCTCGGAGGCACGAGCTTCGTCCAGGTCCCGCACGCGCCGCCCCTACGTCCGGCGCGGATCACGATGGAGGCGTGGATCCGAGCGACGCAGCTCGGCGGCCGCATCATCGACAAGATCGGCGCAGGCACGTCGAACGGCTACTTGCTCGACACGCACGCGAACAAGCTCCGCATCATCCTCGGCGAGACGGTCACCTCGAGCCCCGCGAACCTACCGACAAACGCATGGGTCCACGTCGCCGGCACCTACGACGGCGCGACCGCGCGCCTCTACGTGAACGGCGCCGAGGTCACGTCGCTCCCAACGACGGTGACCCTCCCCGACAACTCCCTCCCCCTCCGCATCGGCGCCGACTCCAACGGCCAAAACCGCTTCAACGGCTCCATCGACGAGGTCGCCCTCTACGACCGCGCCCTCACGACGCAGGAGCTCGCCACCATCCACACAGCCGGCACGCACGGCCGCTGCAAGTGA
- the amrB gene encoding AmmeMemoRadiSam system protein B, producing MIQDRRLGRALMLRDTQGVAHNHVVLPIDVVPIVARFTGHATCEQIARDLSKEAGETVPVSLVVQLASELEEALFVEGAPYKRERARIEREFADAAVRPASHAGGAYHDDPNKLADYIDQKCLSAAPASKKEKGRLVALVAPHIDPWRGAACYGAAYAAFAEALPADADTFILLGTSHAPMREPFALCRKAFATPLGRVDADLDAIDSIAAASDFDPYADQFNHKREHSLEFQAVFLRHVLARDPKRRPPRIVPILAGLGEQQGSGQSPSRSKPVARFLDAVRKVVDDKGAVVIAGADLAHVGPRFGDPRPLDAEERTLLDGTDRDSLDRAERVDAEAFWEHVAADLDTRRVCGLGPMYSLLRVIDPSAKGKVKHYEQTIDPEEGSIVSHAAVGFYL from the coding sequence ATGATCCAGGACCGGCGCCTCGGCCGGGCGCTGATGCTGCGCGACACGCAAGGCGTCGCGCACAACCACGTCGTGCTCCCCATCGACGTGGTCCCGATCGTCGCCCGCTTCACCGGCCACGCGACGTGCGAGCAAATCGCGCGCGACCTCTCGAAGGAGGCCGGCGAGACGGTGCCCGTCTCCCTCGTCGTCCAGCTCGCGAGCGAGCTCGAGGAGGCCCTCTTCGTCGAAGGCGCCCCCTACAAGCGCGAGCGCGCCCGCATCGAGCGCGAGTTCGCGGACGCCGCCGTGCGCCCCGCCTCCCACGCCGGCGGCGCCTACCACGACGACCCAAATAAACTTGCAGATTACATCGACCAGAAATGCCTCTCCGCCGCTCCCGCGTCGAAGAAGGAGAAGGGCCGCCTCGTCGCCCTCGTCGCGCCGCACATCGATCCGTGGCGCGGCGCAGCCTGCTACGGCGCCGCCTACGCCGCGTTCGCCGAGGCGCTCCCCGCCGACGCCGACACGTTCATCCTCCTCGGCACGTCGCACGCCCCGATGCGCGAGCCGTTCGCGCTCTGCCGCAAGGCCTTCGCGACCCCGCTCGGCCGGGTCGACGCCGACCTCGACGCGATCGACTCCATCGCCGCCGCGAGCGACTTCGATCCGTACGCCGACCAGTTCAACCACAAGCGCGAGCACTCGCTCGAGTTCCAGGCCGTCTTCCTCCGCCACGTCCTCGCGCGCGACCCGAAGCGCAGACCTCCGCGCATCGTTCCCATCCTCGCGGGCCTCGGCGAGCAGCAGGGCAGCGGCCAGTCCCCTTCCCGGTCGAAGCCCGTCGCGCGCTTCCTCGACGCCGTCCGCAAGGTCGTCGACGACAAGGGCGCGGTCGTCATCGCGGGCGCGGACCTCGCGCACGTCGGCCCGCGCTTCGGCGACCCGCGACCGCTCGACGCCGAGGAGCGCACCCTCCTCGACGGCACCGATCGCGACTCCCTCGACCGCGCCGAGCGCGTCGACGCGGAGGCCTTCTGGGAGCACGTCGCCGCCGATCTCGACACGCGCCGCGTCTGCGGCCTCGGCCCGATGTACTCGCTCCTCCGCGTCATCGACCCGAGCGCGAAGGGGAAGGTGAAGCACTACGAGCAGACGATCGATCCGGAGGAAGGCTCGATCGTCAGCCACGCCGCGGTCGGATTCTACCTTTGA
- a CDS encoding YkgJ family cysteine cluster protein, translating to MRALYKEVDGLLEGWTCDTSTDCCRFGVTGREPYPTAIELAELDHAVRARGGLPKRRTLPLAEERRCPLLDDAGRCLVYAARPFGCRTFFCDRAEGPAGERAVPRDAIQRISRAIAALSTRFAPADPGPRPLSRAVARGK from the coding sequence TTGCGTGCGCTCTACAAGGAAGTGGACGGCCTGCTCGAGGGCTGGACATGCGACACGAGCACGGATTGCTGCCGCTTCGGCGTGACGGGGCGGGAGCCGTACCCGACCGCGATCGAGCTCGCGGAGCTCGATCACGCGGTGCGGGCGCGCGGGGGCTTGCCGAAGCGGCGCACGTTGCCGCTCGCGGAGGAGCGTCGCTGCCCGCTCCTCGACGACGCGGGGCGATGCCTCGTCTATGCCGCGCGGCCGTTCGGCTGCCGCACCTTCTTCTGCGATCGCGCGGAGGGGCCGGCCGGCGAGCGGGCCGTGCCGCGTGACGCGATCCAGCGCATCAGCCGTGCGATCGCGGCGCTCTCGACGCGCTTCGCCCCCGCCGATCCCGGTCCGCGCCCGCTCTCGCGAGCCGTGGCGCGCGGAAAGTGA